In a single window of the Mauremys reevesii isolate NIE-2019 linkage group 3, ASM1616193v1, whole genome shotgun sequence genome:
- the SLC29A1 gene encoding equilibrative nucleoside transporter 1 — translation MTTINGPSDRYKAVWVIFFTLGLGTLLPWNFFLTATRYFTNRLGGPQNISSLERLPGLNSTYEGREPPPTYLQARFNNFMTLCAMLPLLIFTCLNSFLHQRIPQKVRILGSLVAILLVFMMTAALVKVPLEPLPFFVITMVKIILINSFGAILQGSLFGLAGLLPVSYTAPIMSGQGMAGTFAALAMICAISSGSLLADSAFGYFITACVVILLAIGSYILLPRLDFFRYHSMKDKTEYRVHERHAEPENTIDLIKKDESNGVEQSYPNNTAPQVPGQKPSVFSIFKKIWVMALSVCFIFTVTIGVYPAVTAEVKSTIAGSSKWEMYFIPVSCFLMFNIFDWLGRSLTAVCLWPRKDSRLLPFMVAARIVFIPLFMLCNVQPRNHMPVFFHHDAWYIIFIILFSISNGYLASLCMCFGPKKVPTHEAETAGAIMAFFLSLGLALGAVFSFLFRVVI, via the exons ATGACAACGATCAACGGTCCCTCAGACAG GTATAAAGCCGTCTGGGTGATCTTCTTCACACTCGGCCTGGGGACGCTGCTGCCATGGAATTTTTTCCTGACAGCCACCAGG TATTTCACCAACCGCCTCGGGGGTCCCCAGAACATTTCCTCCCTGGAGCGCCTCCCTGGACTGAACAGCACGTATGAGGGCCGggagcctccccccacctacCTGCAGGCTAGGTTCAACAACTTCATGACGCTCTGCGCCATGCTACCCCTGCTCATCTTCACCTGCCTCAACTCCTTCCTCCACCAGAG GATCCCCCAGAAAGTCCGTATCCTGGGCAGCCTGGTTGCCATCCTTCTGGTCTTCATGATGACAGCTGCCTTGGTAAAGGTCCCCTTGGAGCCACTCCCCTTCTTCGTCATCACCATGGTCAAGATCATCCTCATCAATT CCTTTGGTGCCATCCTCCAGGGCAGCCTCTTTGGATTGGCTGGTCTGCTGCCTGTCAGCTACACAGCCCCCATCATGAGCGGGCAGGGCATGGCAGGGACCTTCGCAGCTCTGGCCATGATCTGTGCTATCTCCA GCGGCTCATTGCTGGCAGACAGCGCCTTTGGCTACTTCATCACAGCCTGCGTGGTGATCCTGCTGGCCATCGGCTCCTACATCCTGCTGCCCCGCCTG GACTTCTTCCGTTACCATTCGATGAAGGACAAGACCGAGTATCGGGTCCACGAGAGGCATGCTGAGCCGGAGAACACGATCGACCTGATCAAGAAAG ATGAGTCCAATGGAGTGGAACAGAGTTACCCGAACAACACGGCCCCCCAAGTTCCCGGCCAGAAGCCCTCTGTCTTCAGCATCTTTAAGAAG ATCTGGGTCATGGCTCTGTCCGTCTGCTTCATCTTCACTGTCACCATTGGGGTCTACCCGGCCGTCACCGCCGAGGTGAAGTCCACGATTGCCGGGAGCAGCAAGTGGG agATGTACTTCATCCCTGTCTCCTGTTTCCTGATGTTTAATATCTTCGACTGGCTGGGACGGAGCCTCACGGCCGTCTGCTTGTGG cccaggaaAGACAGCCGGCTCCTGCCCTTCATGGTGGCTGCTCGCATAGTCTTCATCCCCCTCTTCATGCTGTGCAACGTGCAGCCCCGCAACCACATGCCCGTTTTCTTCCACCATGACGCCTGGTACATCATCTTCATCATCCTCTTCTCCATCTCCAATGGCTACCTGGCCAGCCTCTGCATGTGCTTCGGGCCTAA gaaGGTGCCCACCCATGAAGCTGAGACGGCCGGAGCCATCATGGCCTTTTTCCTCTCGCTGGGCCTGGCGCTGGGAGCTGTGTTCTCCTTCCTCTTCCGGGTGGTGATCTAG